TCTAGCAAATATAACCAGGATAGGCAAGTCCAAGCAGAACTACTTTTAGGAGAGCGATCGCAAACATCCTTAAACACGGGCAGTAGGGTCGCCGCAGATTCTCCAGCGTTGTAGCGCTCTAGCCCTTGGTCAAAAAGAGCTTCAACCGTTTCAGTCATAAGAAAAATTTAAAGTAATTGTGGAAGAGACGACTCAAAAGAATAACGCAAATCTAGGCACCCTCAACGCACAAGGAGCCGAGATTCTTTCGAGAACCCCGACTCCTTGTGCATCAATAGGCAGCAAGCCCAAAATCAAGAGAAAGACTTACCGCATCCGCAGGTCTGGCTGGCATTGGGGTTAGTAAACTGAAACCCACCGCCAATGAGTGCGTTGCTATAATCCAGCATCAAGCCGTAAAGATACAACATACTCTTAGGATCGCAAACGACCTTAAAACCGTCATAATCAAAAACCTCATCTTTTTCTTGAATCTTGCTGGGGTCTTCAAAATCCATCATGTAAGACATCCCCGAACAA
The DNA window shown above is from Timaviella obliquedivisa GSE-PSE-MK23-08B and carries:
- a CDS encoding iron-sulfur cluster assembly accessory protein, which codes for MTEATQTQQRGILISEAALRHVMALREGQGKDLCLRVGVRQGGCSGMSYMMDFEDPSKIQEKDEVFDYDGFKVVCDPKSMLYLYGLMLDYSNALIGGGFQFTNPNASQTCGCGKSFS